The Deinococcus aquaedulcis sequence GTGAACTGGTGGAACGAGGCCAGCCGGAGACAGTCATGAGCTTCACCCTCGACCGGAACAGCAACATCATCCGCGAAGAGAGACGAGCCGACGGCCAAACGACCACTGTCGAGTTTACGTACGACTCGCAAGGCAATTGGATAAAGCGGGTCGCGCGTTCGCCAGTGAAAACCATCTCTACCACCCGCACCTTCACCTACTGAGCCTGGGGCCACTGCTTTCATTCCGGGCCTGTCCTGGCCGGTATCCTGTAGGCCCATGAGCAGCCTCATCACCTTTCTTGTGGCCAGCCCCCACCTGCGCGGTGGGGTGTTCGAGGGCACCGTCATCCTGCTGCTGGAACACGATCAGAAAGGGGCCATGGGCCTGATCGTGAACGCCCCCATGCCCCATACCGTTTCCGACTTGCTGCCCGACGCCCCTGGGCAACCGGCGCCCGCATGGCTGGGCGGCCCGGTAGACCCCACGCTGGGCTGGTGCCTGTACCCGCAGGCGGTGGGCCTGGAGGGCGAAATTCGGCTGCTGCCCAACCTGAATGTGTCCAGCAGTCTGGACGTGCTGCGGGCTGTCATGGCGCAGGAGCAGCGCTATATGCTGGTGCTGGGGTACGCGGGCTGGTCGGCCGGGCAGCTGGCCGACGAGGCGCGGGAAGGCAGCTGGGTCTGGGTGGAGCAGGACTCGCCAGACCTGCTGTGGGACGTGCCGGCCCGCGAGCGCTGGCAAGCGGCCCTGGACCGCCTGGGCGTGGTGCCGGACACGATCATGCCCGGCGGTGCGCAGGCGTAAGCGGGCGCCAGCGGGACTTGCACGCCTGCAGGGTGCGTGCTACTATCCCTCTCGCGCCGGAAACGGCCCGGTATTCGGCAGTAGCTCAGTGGCAGAGCATCCGACTGTTAATCGGACGGTCGTTGGTTCGACCCCAACCTGCCGAGCCAGATCAAGCCCCCCTCTCGCAGGGGGGTTTTCCTTATGATCCCGCTGGGGGCTGAACCGATGCTCTTAACAAGCGGGAGGGCCCTCACACTTCAGCCCCCGGCGCCCGTCAACCCACCCCCCGCTTTCTCAGGGGGTGTTCAGGGAAGCCCCAGAGACCTTCCTCAGAGGGCCCAAAGCCTTCGTGGGTGCTTCATGCTGGCGCAGATGAACAATTCACCGTTGAACGGGTGTGCTATGCCTGAGGTGGCATATGGGCCTTTCGATACCTTCTCAGGCACCGCCCCAGCCGGTGCCCAGTCAACTGATCGTGCAGGTGGCCAGCGCGGAGACGTGCGAGGCCATTGCTGAACACGTGCTGCGGGGCGTGGCTGGACTGCGGGGCCTGACGCTGTGGGGCGAGGGGGGCACGCTGGCCCTGGCCTCGGCGGGCGAGCCGGCAGCCGATCCCCAGGAGCCACTGACGGCCCTGACCGAAGACCCCGAATACTGGCTGAGCACTGTGCCGCCCACGCCGCTGTCCCCCGAACTGCTGGCTGTCATGGACCTGCGGCTGCGTCACCTGGAGGCCCAGCGGAGCATTGAACGGCTGCGCCGCCGCCTGTCGTCCATGGCCACCGCCGCCACCACCGATCCCCTGACCGGGCTGCCCAACCGCATGGCCCTGGATGCAGACCTGCAGCAGCTGGAAGCCGAAGGGGCGGCCTATGCAGTGGTGTTCATTGACCTAGACGGCTTCAAAGCTATTAACGACCAGCACGGCCATGCGATGGGCGATTCGCTCTTGAAAGGCTACGGCCTGTGGCTGTCGCGGGTGACGGGGCCCTGGGGACGGGTGTACCGCATGGGCGGCGACGAATACCTGCTGCTGGTCACCCATTTCCCAGGTTCCCAGGAAGCGTTTGAAGCCTGGGCCAACGAGCGGCTGCCCATGCTGTTCGTGGACGGCGTGACTGCCAGCATTGGCATTGCGTGGCGCCATGAACGGCAAGCGGTGCGCGAAGTGCTGAAGCTCGCTGACCAGCGCATGTATCAGGCCAAGACGGCCCAGGGGCAAAGCCGATGAGACAGGTTGCCTGCGGCGGCTCGTTCCTTTGGCAGGTCCAGCCGAAACCCCTACGTACTGTGGGCCGCTTCTGAAAGAGGAGCGGCCCTCAATAGTTCTGAGTCGTGGGGCTGATACGGGGCGCCTCTGATGCCAAAGCCTAATAGGGCGTGTAGGCCAAGGTTGCTCGCTACTCTGAGGGATGAATCGTGAATCCTTTGACCAAGACGTGCAGGGGCTGGTCGGCTTACAGCTAAAGCGAGTCCGGTACTACGAGTTACACGGTGACTGGCCCTCGTGGCATGCTGACCCGGACTTCGACAGCCTGAAGCAGGGACTCGACTTCATTGGCGACGATGCCTCGTTCTTCATTACCTGGGATGCCTCTTTCTGGAGCTATGGTCTATGCGTTCGCTCAGGAGCTTTGGTCGATTTTTTGTCAGGAGGGCAGTTCGGTGATGTGTCTGCAACAAGTCGGTGGTCAGGCTTGTGTGGGCAGCGAGTACGTGCTGCACGGTTCATTTGGGAACCGATCCCGCTGGCTGAGGACAGGGCCGTCTACCCGCAACATTTGGTGTTGACGTTTGAGGCTGGGAATCAGGTGTATGTGAGTGCTGCGACGCCCCAAGGAACGCGAGCGCCGTTCTTTGGGATGTCTGATCATGTCGTCGTCCTCTTCGACCAGGAGCTCGCTCGGCATTATCTGCACGGCATCCAATAGCTTTATGACTGAGGACCCGGCCAACCTTGGCCTACACGTCTTAGCAGGACTTTGTCAGAATGGATTTCCATGACTGAGCCGGCTCCACAACTACGTTCGCTTGACCTCGTGCAGGTCGTTCTGGAGCGTCCGCCGACCTACACATCTCACGGCTCGTACAACGAGGTCGTCGCATTCATTGAGGGGTATCACGCCGGGCATCGCTACACAGGGACCCAGTGGTTCGAGTTCCTTAGCTGGTTGCGAGAGCAACTTGGTGAGGTTGAAGGTCGGGTGCTGGTCCGTTTCCGCCAAGGGCTCCAAGATGACACCAGTGCCCTTCAGGAACTCCAGGCGCTGTACAACGCCTTTCTTGAACGCCAAGCGGAACCACAGAAACCTCTTGTTGAAGAGTGACAAAGTCCTGTTAGAAGGAGCGAAGGAATGCTGCTCCATCGCTGTCGTCCCGTCTGTTTTCGCCTTCGCTCTCCTGCGAAGCTCTCCGAGGCCGCTTGCCGCTCGCCTCCGGCTCACTTAAATTCCGTATGGGCAGGCTGCACCCAAACCCGGCCGAGCTTCAATGGCCGCTTTCTAATCGCTGGCCAGGGCCAGTTCGCGCTGGCGGGCCTGCCGGGTCAGGTGCCAGCGGTATAGCTCGGCGGCGGCGTCGCGCACGATGGCGCCCGCGTGAGGCAGCGCGGCGCGGCGGCTCTGCAGGTTGCGGGCCACGATACCGGTCAGGTCGTCAAGGTTGTGCAGGTGGGCGCCGGGCACCTCGGCAATATCGGGCGCCAGAATGCGTGGCACGCTGATGTCGATGAGGAACATGGACCGGCCCGGGCGCTGGCGCAGAGCGGTGCGGACGCCATCCCCGTGCAGCACGTAATGGGGCGCGGCGCTGGAAGCAATCAGCACGTCGGCTTCGGGCAGCACCTCGTGCAGGTACTCGGCGGCGCAGGCACGGCCGCCCAGCTTCTCGGCCAGCTGCCGGGCACGCTCGGCGGTGCGGTTGACCACGATCACGTCGTCCACGCCAGCGGCGCGCAGGTGGGTCAGGGTAAGTTCGGCGGTTTCGCCCGCGCCCAGAATCAGGGCGGTGCGGCCCGAGAGGCCCCCCAGGGCCGCCTGCGCCAGCTCCACGGCGGCGCTGGACACGCTGACCACCTTGTCACTCATACCTGTTTCAAAGCGCACCCGCTTGCCGGCCGCCAGCGCGCCCTGGGCCACCTTGTTCAGCACGGTGCCGGCCAGGCCCCGCGCGCGAGCGTCCTGCCACGCGCGTTTGACCTGCCCCTGAATCTGCGTTTCGCCAATCACCAGACTGTCCAGGCCCGCCGCCACCCGGTACAAGTGGGTCACGGCCGCCTCGCCCCGGTGCACGTACAGGTGGCCGCCCAGCGCGTGTCCCCAGGCGCCTTCAAAGGCCACCACGGGATCGCCACTCAGGCCCGCCAGATAGACCTCGGTGCGGTTGCAGGTGGCCAGCAGCATGACTTCCTGGGCATGCCGGGCCAGGTGGGCCAGCAGGGGCCCCTCTTCACCCGCGCGCACAGCGGCGCGCTCGCGCACCTCGACGGGAGCCGTCTGGTGATTCAGGCCCACCACCACAAGGTCCAGCGCTTCAGGCTGCGGCAGACCGCTCAGGAAGGAGCGGGCGGTGGGGCAGGCCAGCGTCATGCAGCCCCCAGGGCGCGGCGGATGTCGGCGCGCAGGGTGTCCAGGGCGGCATGTTTCTGGGGTTCAGGCAGGGTCAGGGCCGCTTCACGCTGAGCGGTCCAGCGCCCCAGCTGCGCCTCGGTGGGCAGCAGTTCGGCGCAGCGCTGGGCCAGGGCCTGGGCCAGCATGGGCAGTTCGCGCCCGGTGCTCACCGCCACCTGCACGCCTGCTTCCTCGGCCACAGCGGCAAAGCGCAGACTTCCGCGCGCGGCGTCGGCAGCATCGTTGACGAGGCTGCCCTGGGCCCGCGCCTCGGCCACCACCTGCGCGTTCACGCGGGCGTCTGGGGTGGCGGCCACCACCAGCGCCGCGCCGTGCAGGTCGCCGTGGGCGTAAGGGCGTGCCAATACGGTCACCGGCAGGGCTTTCAGATCTGCCTGCACCTCGGGCGCCACCACCGTCACTGAGAGCCCGGCGCGCAATAGCGTGTGTGCCCGGCGCAGGGCCACACGGCCCCCA is a genomic window containing:
- a CDS encoding precorrin-2 dehydrogenase/sirohydrochlorin ferrochelatase family protein; translation: MSLLPAFLDLRGERAVIVGGGRVALRRAHTLLRAGLSVTVVAPEVQADLKALPVTVLARPYAHGDLHGAALVVAATPDARVNAQVVAEARAQGSLVNDAADAARGSLRFAAVAEEAGVQVAVSTGRELPMLAQALAQRCAELLPTEAQLGRWTAQREAALTLPEPQKHAALDTLRADIRRALGAA
- a CDS encoding YqgE/AlgH family protein, coding for MSSLITFLVASPHLRGGVFEGTVILLLEHDQKGAMGLIVNAPMPHTVSDLLPDAPGQPAPAWLGGPVDPTLGWCLYPQAVGLEGEIRLLPNLNVSSSLDVLRAVMAQEQRYMLVLGYAGWSAGQLADEAREGSWVWVEQDSPDLLWDVPARERWQAALDRLGVVPDTIMPGGAQA
- the hemA gene encoding glutamyl-tRNA reductase yields the protein MTLACPTARSFLSGLPQPEALDLVVVGLNHQTAPVEVRERAAVRAGEEGPLLAHLARHAQEVMLLATCNRTEVYLAGLSGDPVVAFEGAWGHALGGHLYVHRGEAAVTHLYRVAAGLDSLVIGETQIQGQVKRAWQDARARGLAGTVLNKVAQGALAAGKRVRFETGMSDKVVSVSSAAVELAQAALGGLSGRTALILGAGETAELTLTHLRAAGVDDVIVVNRTAERARQLAEKLGGRACAAEYLHEVLPEADVLIASSAAPHYVLHGDGVRTALRQRPGRSMFLIDISVPRILAPDIAEVPGAHLHNLDDLTGIVARNLQSRRAALPHAGAIVRDAAAELYRWHLTRQARQRELALASD
- a CDS encoding GGDEF domain-containing protein — its product is MPSQLIVQVASAETCEAIAEHVLRGVAGLRGLTLWGEGGTLALASAGEPAADPQEPLTALTEDPEYWLSTVPPTPLSPELLAVMDLRLRHLEAQRSIERLRRRLSSMATAATTDPLTGLPNRMALDADLQQLEAEGAAYAVVFIDLDGFKAINDQHGHAMGDSLLKGYGLWLSRVTGPWGRVYRMGGDEYLLLVTHFPGSQEAFEAWANERLPMLFVDGVTASIGIAWRHERQAVREVLKLADQRMYQAKTAQGQSR